The DNA sequence TTCGACAAACAACAATACTCCAGAAGAAGATAATAGAAAACCAAGAAATTAGAATACAGTCCTTGGAAACAGAAGCTGCAAGTCAGAGAGACATTATCAACGCAGATCGAGAAAAGGCTGCTGTTACAAACCGTGAAATTAAAGGTCTTCGTAATAAGCTTCGGACTTTGCTGAACAAAGTGATCCCGTTCGAAACGAGTCTAAAGCAGGAAAAGacaagtttgaaaaataaaatacggTCATCTGATCAAAACAATGTACAGTTACCGAGACAAGGTAGGATTTAATCAAATAGTTAATCTgaagatgaaaatgaaataatacaatttgatgcaattttgaaaattgttttttttttccagtaaaatatcgaaatagcagtgtgaaaaaaatcagttcttttaaagtgaaaaatatcatatgttttttttgatatggaacaaaaaatcgtggaaatttagtttaaacatgaaataaaaaagaatatcgCATTGTTTTTACATAAGGGAAACATGTGCATGAacattatattcatattttcatgGCTACTTGAATTTCGTAGCTACTCAGAgggtgaaaatattgcatctggcgATCCCTTGGTGAACAATATTAAAtaagccgtgccacgagaaaaccagcatagtgggtttgcgaccagcatggatctaaaccagcctgtgcatccgcgcagtctgttcaggatccatgctgttcgcttttaaagcctattggaattggagaaactgttagcgaacagcatggatccagaccagactggcacggctcaattttcaTTGTTACTTTAAAAATGGAGAGAGTATCCTCAATGTATTGCCTACAATTATATTGTTATCGAATCTAAATCAATCTCATGAAGTTTTACATTTGATCggtttcaatgaaaatattatacaCAATTGATTAACTTGTAAACGTTCATAACAAATTCTTAGTTATAAAGACACAGTTTTGCTTTAACACTGACACTGTTTCAGCTATAGGAGGAGGAATTGCATTCACGGCATATCTGGATCATGATGCAGATTATGGAGCAGACCAAACTCTCAAGTATAACAAAGTATGAATaacgaaattttaattttattcaaaaatgaaaaaaaaaaaaaatactcgcAATATTTAAACTCTACCTGTCTTAATTTCATGGGAAGAAGAAGTTTTGAAAAGTTGTGCTTTAGGAAATGGTTGAtatgatgtttatttatatttggtaTTTAAGAAAATACCAAAGAAATGgcagattatttcttaaattgaaatCTTACCTTCATGTACAATTACCACTGACAGAACATAACTATAATGTATACTTTCCctttaatttgcattttatcaCTACATCTAAAGACATTTCAAAATGACTGCACCTCAAAGTTACACACATACTGCTTAAAGTACAGAAATACTTTAGTGCAAATACATtgccataaaaataaataaataaataaataaggcaaTATTAGTTCTAATTTCCTTATTGCGTCATGATGTTTCTGGCGTAATAAGTTTTGAATAGACtgattccagtttgtttagttctgcccattattTTCCCGtatagggcaaacccattattttaactggggaccatacgccgcttgtCATGGAATTAAACACTAGTGTAGCattaaaggttccatgtacaccgccgtatgaacacatctgcggatgtctctaaattgtttttgtacttttaacatgtgtaaatgttgagttctgctcaacctggggctagagggcgtggacggtagcatgcatttccactaccgtccatgaacaggctcaatcaaaccgagcctgcaacattttcgtttttgttgtgttgagcgacctgtggagtttctactttttctattttacatattTAGTTTTCTATAATAGGGCATACTACCGGCATTAGAACGTTTTAcgtatattaatttgttttagataatCACCAATGACGGAAATGGCTACAATTACACACATTCCCGAGGTGTGTGTTCATCTCATTGGTCGCCCCAGAGGGGCATGTGTAACATGTTACTTCGTAAGTCTGATCATTGGTGAGATAAGGGAAGGTGAGAATCGACGGGTCCCACAGGCTCATACTGATTGATGACAACTGTTAAACAGCCAAGGTTATGATTGATCGTAATGTCGCTTTGAAAGACTGCCTTGAAATGCTCAAGTAaaacagttttaagattaaaCCCATGTGATTCGCTTTGGGTGATAAATGATTTTGGGGACTCCATATCAAGGTTAACCTTACTGCATTCTAAAATGGACGGTCATTTTAATTTGGAGTATTTTTATTCCAGGAGCGTGCCTGATTTGTATGATGAATGCTGGAAGTACAAAATGAATCACTATTAATCAGTGATCGTTTCACTGATTTGTGGAAATTCCGTCATTGTGTAAAGGCTTGTTCTTAATCTCACTGTCAGTCTTTAAATCCCATTTATAAACAGACCTCTTCAGTGTAATAAAAGGTTTTTCAAATCATTACTACAATCTTGGAATTTCAGCTTCCTCAAATTTTTTGTGGTCAATATTTATTTGGACATGAGTCATGTATATTTTCAAAGGGTGTCGACGGAAATTTTATGCGAATTGTCGATACATACGGGCAGATCGCGGCATGGATGGGCAGCTTTATTATTTGGTTCTGGTTTCTAAAGGCTTCCTTTCCAAGCGCTAGTGTTAAGATTATATCTGTTGTCAATACTTTTCCCATTTAATCTAACGATCCATTTCCGTGGATAAATTCTGGGTTAATTACAAATTCAGAAAGGTACTTCGAAATTAGCTCGTATCTAATTTTGGTTTAAATGTTTGTGACATTGATGCAATTTATTTGTTCACTAAGACGGTAGTGTGAAGAACAGGAAATTTGCATTTCAGTATAGAACATGGAGAAACGGGCCACGAAGAGTCGTTATCATTAAATTTGTTCTGTGCTGTTCGAATATCAGCTTTCAATTTGTATAAATCTGCatttctaaaaaattctttgATATCAAATTCACTAACACTTCTAAGTTAAACGAAAATATTGTCTCAATAAAACTTTTCATCTCAAGtgtaagaaatgttaaaaaaaatatgctcAGAAAGAAAATCAGCAGACGGGAATAAGCCATTAACTAACCGTTTTGGTCGACGTTATGACACATTTCGCATACCAATGTTACATAATTCTTGGTTGGAAGTCAAACTGAAGATAGAAATGGTCGGAACCAGTGTGGAAATGAACTTCAAATATGAGTCTGTTACACTAAATAGAACAGTTTCTTTCTTGCAAGTCAAATTTTATTGACTGATAATGTAATTATTTCGcttttcataaaaatctttaaatttcaaGAATTCACTACGCTTCCCTTTATATGTTATTGAATGTCATATTTAAACAAACTACTAGTCAATTGCAAGCGCAAGGATCAAAAGGAATGCTTACTTAAGAAACTGTCCTATGTTTCGAAAAAATAGCATGAAACGGAACAGATGGATTGAAGATGCGCAGGCTGTCTTACCGTCTTGGTCACAACACAGTTGTTTCCAGGGCACCCATTCTCATACAAGTCTGGTCACAGTTCTTGGTTGAAGTTCTTGAAATATTGTTGCTCAAAATATTTAAACCCACTTTGTACATTCTATAAAATGTGTACTCATTGGAAAACCAATAATACGAGATCTTAAGTAAACAATTTGTCATTTCAATTGATTGGAACGGAAATTAGATACACTTTCATTTCGTAAAATACAGAACACAGTCTAAAAAGATGAGCATTGTTCGTGTCCCTGTTATTACTGTTATCGAAGTGCAACAtaacttaaatatttataatttctcTATTTAGTCTGGGTCATTACAGATCTTGAATTCTAATTTCAATAGAATTATTATGTGTTtgtcttctaaaatatttaaattacccATGTACTTATTCCTATAAAACTGAGACACTCAAGTGTGTCATAAGCCAGGAGTAAGTGACAACAATATTCCATCCCTAACTTCCTGTAAGATTCAAAGTTTGTCATTTCAAAATTATCATTGGAAGGAATCTCGTACCAGCACCTCTCGTTCTACGGAAAATAACAGCaacactttttttctgaaaataacatGATCATTTTCGTGGTAACTGTATATTAGCTGTTATCCGAATCTGTTCAGCCGGAAGCATAAACAGTCTAAACAATACATTAGAACCGTTCTGCTATTATCAAAGGGTTACTATTAAAGCTTGAAGTTCATATGTGATTAATAGTTTATTCGAAAATTGTGTCAATACCATCTTACTGTTACAATCAACTGAAACTTGCAAGATGCATGAACATGGGTATTATTGCTAATATTATTTCTGTGTATGGGACTAATTATGATATGTATATAACGTGTGGCTAATGTTGTGCAATATTTCTTCAGTCTCGTAACTAAAGCTTCGATATGCATTCTGAAAGAAAAACTTATCCGAAATTGTGTTTTATATATCGACATTCACAGTTTTCATTCATTGTTATCAAATGATGGGATTATTCTCCTTTGTTCTTTCATTACGATATATTTACATGGTAACAATATATATCTGTATAGATTTTGGCTCTCAAACAAAAGGTCATATGGCATTTAGGGCTACCAGTGGGGaactcttgtttatgaaaaatcTATACCGCTTTGGATAAAACAGAAACATTGTTTCCATTCTATAAAAGGACATTAATCCGAAAGGACGTACACCCATACAATTTCGCAAATATCATAGTTTTGAGTGCAATCTCCTTCTTTCAATGAAAATCCTTGATTGCAACAAACGCctggcttccagtccaatccagaatttatgtatgtaagtaatattatattacatattggAAATAAATGCTGCATAGAAACAACATATTTGCggaatataaaaatatgttttaaacaaaaaatagcaCAGATATTTGGCGACCTTAATTGTATAACAGTGGTTTATGGAAACCTCTATGTTTAACAAGAGATCACTTAAGGAAGAGCCAAAAAAAGTGGTCTCAAAAGACAAATGGTCTTTCAATACAGGTTTAATCTATACAAAATGCACTAAATCGGGACCTAAAATTAAAGGTCTTATAACACAGGGTTTTGCTTAATACAGATGGTCTCTTTAAGCAGGTTTGACTGTGCTTAAAAATATGTTGTTCCCTGCAGCTTATGACagcaaaataa is a window from the Mercenaria mercenaria strain notata chromosome 7, MADL_Memer_1, whole genome shotgun sequence genome containing:
- the LOC123555671 gene encoding uncharacterized protein LOC123555671 produces the protein MSADFFFSVLFALFVVSISAKPSLDDVVHRLIEVETKLKESENEITFLRQTTILQKKIIENQEIRIQSLETEAASQRDIINADREKAAVTNREIKGLRNKLRTLLNKVIPFETSLKQEKTSLKNKIRSSDQNNVQLPRQAIGGGIAFTAYLDHDADYGADQTLKYNKIITNDGNGYNYTHSRGVCSSHWSPQRGMCNMLLRKSDHW